One genomic window of Hemitrygon akajei chromosome 1, sHemAka1.3, whole genome shotgun sequence includes the following:
- the LOC140732710 gene encoding high affinity cGMP-specific 3',5'-cyclic phosphodiesterase 9A-like isoform X1 yields the protein MGGGSLWICDSLCPPASRRLTPRCDVPSHPKYTLSPETIEALKKPTFDIWQWAPNEMLSCIEYMFHSLGLVNQFNINAITLKRWLLSVQENYRENPFHNFRHSFCITQTMHGMIQLCELQARLKPIDILILMTSTVCHDLDHPGLNNTYQVNAQTDLARRYGNHSPLEQHHCTVAFQILSEPNCDIFAGTESGVSEEIRKGMTELILATDMARHGDIMDAFAQCLDVFDDQNQEHVRLLEQVLIKCCDTSNEVRPTQVSEPWLDCLLQEYFMQGDREKSEGLPVSPFMDQDRVWKSHTHSAFITSTLMPMFESLTKLFPQLEEVMLQPLRLARDRYQQLGEGEMARLEVPSEPTVASVSI from the exons ATGGGTGGAGG atccctctGGATTTGTGACTCCCTGTGTCCCCCTGCCAGCAGGAGGCTCACCCCTCGCTGTGACGTTCCCTCACATCCCAAG TACACCCTCTCTCCAGAGACCATCGAGGCACTGAAGAAGCCAACCTTCGACATCTGGCAGTGGGCTCCCAACGAG atgctgagttGTATCGAGTACATGTTCCACAGTCTGGGCCTGGTCAACCAGTTTAACATCAATGCCATCACTCTGAAGCGATGGCTG CTGAGTGTCCAGGAGAACTACAGGGAGAATCCgttccacaacttccgccactcCTTCTGCATCACCCAGACGATGCATGGCATGATCCAACTGTGTGAGCTGCAG GCCCGGCTGAAACCCATCGACATCTTGATCCTGATGACCTCCACTGTCTGCCACGACCTGGATCACCCCGGGCTCAACAACAC ATACCAGGTCAATGCTCAGACCGATCTGGCACGTCGCTAcggcaaccactccccgctggaACAGCACCACTGCACCGTGGCCTTCCAGATACTCTCAGAGCCCAACTGTGACATCTTCGCTGGGACAGAGTCGGGAGTCTCGGAGGAGATCCGGAAG GGGATGACGGAGCTGATCTTGGCCACAGACATGGCGAGGCACGGGGACATCATGGATGCGTTTGCACAATGCCTCGACGTGTTCGACGACCAGAACCAGGAACACGTCCGACTG CTGGAACAAGTACTGATCAAATGCTGTGACACCTCCAACGAGGTGCGTCCCACCCAGGTCTCTGAGCCCTGGCTCGACTGTTTGTTACAGGAGTACTTCATGCAG GGAGACCGGGAGAAGTCGGAGGGTTTACCAGTGTCACCCTTCATGGACCAGGACCGGGTGTGGAAATCTCACACACACAGCgcattcatcacttccaccctcATGCCCATGTTCGAGTCCTTGACCAAG CTCTTCCCCCAGCTGGAGGAGGTGATGCTGCAACCCCTCAGGCTGGCGAGGGATCGTTACCAGCAGCTCGGAGAGGGGGAGATGGCGAGACTGGAGGTGCCCTCGGAGCCCACCGTGGCATCAGTCTCCATCTGA
- the LOC140732710 gene encoding high affinity cGMP-specific 3',5'-cyclic phosphodiesterase 9A-like isoform X2 yields MGGGSLWICDSLCPPASRRLTPRCDVPSHPKYTLSPETIEALKKPTFDIWQWAPNEMLSCIEYMFHSLGLVNQFNINAITLKRWLLSVQENYRENPFHNFRHSFCITQTMHGMIQLCELQARLKPIDILILMTSTVCHDLDHPGLNNTYQVNAQTDLARRYGNHSPLEQHHCTVAFQILSEPNCDIFAGTESGVSEEIRKGMTELILATDMARHGDIMDAFAQCLDVFDDQNQEHVRLGDREKSEGLPVSPFMDQDRVWKSHTHSAFITSTLMPMFESLTKLFPQLEEVMLQPLRLARDRYQQLGEGEMARLEVPSEPTVASVSI; encoded by the exons ATGGGTGGAGG atccctctGGATTTGTGACTCCCTGTGTCCCCCTGCCAGCAGGAGGCTCACCCCTCGCTGTGACGTTCCCTCACATCCCAAG TACACCCTCTCTCCAGAGACCATCGAGGCACTGAAGAAGCCAACCTTCGACATCTGGCAGTGGGCTCCCAACGAG atgctgagttGTATCGAGTACATGTTCCACAGTCTGGGCCTGGTCAACCAGTTTAACATCAATGCCATCACTCTGAAGCGATGGCTG CTGAGTGTCCAGGAGAACTACAGGGAGAATCCgttccacaacttccgccactcCTTCTGCATCACCCAGACGATGCATGGCATGATCCAACTGTGTGAGCTGCAG GCCCGGCTGAAACCCATCGACATCTTGATCCTGATGACCTCCACTGTCTGCCACGACCTGGATCACCCCGGGCTCAACAACAC ATACCAGGTCAATGCTCAGACCGATCTGGCACGTCGCTAcggcaaccactccccgctggaACAGCACCACTGCACCGTGGCCTTCCAGATACTCTCAGAGCCCAACTGTGACATCTTCGCTGGGACAGAGTCGGGAGTCTCGGAGGAGATCCGGAAG GGGATGACGGAGCTGATCTTGGCCACAGACATGGCGAGGCACGGGGACATCATGGATGCGTTTGCACAATGCCTCGACGTGTTCGACGACCAGAACCAGGAACACGTCCGACTG GGAGACCGGGAGAAGTCGGAGGGTTTACCAGTGTCACCCTTCATGGACCAGGACCGGGTGTGGAAATCTCACACACACAGCgcattcatcacttccaccctcATGCCCATGTTCGAGTCCTTGACCAAG CTCTTCCCCCAGCTGGAGGAGGTGATGCTGCAACCCCTCAGGCTGGCGAGGGATCGTTACCAGCAGCTCGGAGAGGGGGAGATGGCGAGACTGGAGGTGCCCTCGGAGCCCACCGTGGCATCAGTCTCCATCTGA